From the genome of Parazoarcus communis, one region includes:
- a CDS encoding NAD(P)(+) transhydrogenase (Re/Si-specific) subunit beta has product MSSNWFVSMAYFIAAVVFILGLKAMSSPVTARRGIVWAGFAMIGATVVTFFMPGLHNVGLIVTAIVLGGGVAWWSGKTVKMTDMPQMVAIYNGMGGGAAAAIAGVELVRGAAHDGITSTLMALGAIIGAVAFSGSCVAFAKLQGIMKKAIRLPAQNNVNFFLALATFGVGLTVSYSAQPSGFEVFIFFVLALALGTVLVMPIGGADMPVVISLLNAFTGLAVGFEGFVLGNPALIVAGIVVGASGTLLTQLMAKAMNRPIKNIIFAPLTGAAAEGEGEAIEGTMKEFSALDAASVMRYASKVVIVPGYGMAVAGAQHKVWEMAQLLEEAGVEVVFAIHPVAGRMPGHMNVLLAEAGVPYDKIFDLEEINADFPQADVALVIGANDVVNPVARTDKSSPIYGMPILNVDMAHNVIVVKRGKGAGYSGIENALFYKDNCRMLYGSAQQAIGEVITHVKALEA; this is encoded by the coding sequence ATGAGTTCAAACTGGTTTGTCAGCATGGCGTACTTCATCGCCGCGGTGGTGTTCATCCTCGGCCTGAAGGCCATGAGCTCGCCGGTGACCGCACGGCGCGGCATCGTCTGGGCCGGCTTCGCGATGATCGGCGCCACGGTGGTCACCTTCTTCATGCCGGGGCTGCACAACGTTGGGCTGATCGTCACCGCGATCGTGCTCGGCGGCGGCGTGGCCTGGTGGAGCGGCAAGACGGTGAAGATGACCGACATGCCGCAGATGGTCGCCATCTACAACGGCATGGGCGGCGGTGCGGCGGCGGCGATTGCCGGGGTCGAACTGGTGCGCGGTGCAGCGCACGACGGCATCACCTCCACCCTGATGGCGCTGGGCGCGATCATCGGTGCGGTGGCCTTCTCCGGCTCCTGCGTGGCCTTTGCCAAGCTGCAGGGGATCATGAAGAAAGCGATCCGGCTGCCGGCGCAGAACAACGTCAACTTCTTCCTCGCGCTGGCCACCTTCGGCGTGGGCCTGACGGTGAGCTACTCGGCGCAACCGAGCGGCTTTGAAGTGTTCATCTTCTTCGTGCTCGCGCTCGCGCTCGGCACGGTGCTGGTGATGCCGATCGGCGGCGCCGACATGCCGGTGGTGATCTCGCTGCTGAACGCCTTCACCGGTCTGGCCGTGGGCTTCGAAGGCTTCGTGCTCGGCAACCCCGCGCTGATCGTGGCCGGCATCGTGGTCGGTGCCTCGGGTACGCTGCTCACGCAGCTGATGGCCAAGGCGATGAACCGCCCGATCAAGAACATCATCTTCGCCCCGCTTACCGGCGCGGCGGCAGAGGGTGAGGGCGAGGCCATCGAAGGCACGATGAAGGAGTTCTCCGCGCTCGATGCCGCGTCGGTGATGCGTTACGCGAGCAAGGTCGTCATCGTGCCCGGTTACGGCATGGCGGTGGCCGGGGCGCAGCACAAGGTGTGGGAGATGGCGCAGCTGCTCGAAGAGGCCGGGGTGGAGGTGGTGTTTGCCATTCACCCGGTGGCGGGGCGGATGCCGGGGCACATGAACGTGCTGCTGGCCGAGGCCGGTGTGCCCTACGACAAGATCTTCGACCTCGAGGAGATCAACGCCGACTTCCCGCAGGCCGATGTGGCGCTGGTGATCGGTGCCAACGACGTGGTGAACCCGGTGGCGCGTACCGACAAGAGCAGCCCGATCTACGGCATGCCCATCCTCAACGTGGACATGGCGCACAACGTGATCGTGGTCAAGCGCGGCAAGGGCGCGGGCTACTCAGGCATCGAAAACGCGTTGTTCTACAAGGACAACTGCCGCATGCTGTACGGCAGTGCGCAGCAGGCCATTGGTGAGGTGATTACGCACGTGAAGGCGCTGGAGGCCTGA
- a CDS encoding NAD(P) transhydrogenase subunit alpha, which yields MEGFAALYIFMLAAFAGYEVISRVPVILHTPLMSGSNFVHGVVLIGAMVALGHADPEDPVQLVIGFFAVFLGAANAAGGYIVTERMLAMFKPGGRKEGGAK from the coding sequence ATGGAAGGCTTTGCCGCACTCTACATTTTCATGCTGGCCGCGTTTGCCGGCTACGAAGTCATCTCGCGCGTGCCGGTGATTCTGCACACGCCGCTGATGTCGGGCTCGAACTTCGTGCACGGCGTGGTGCTGATCGGTGCCATGGTCGCCCTCGGCCACGCCGACCCGGAAGATCCGGTGCAACTGGTGATCGGCTTCTTCGCGGTGTTCCTCGGCGCGGCCAACGCCGCCGGCGGCTACATCGTGACCGAGCGCATGCTGGCCATGTTCAAGCCCGGTGGGCGTAAGGAAGGGGGCGCGAAATGA
- a CDS encoding NAD(P) transhydrogenase subunit alpha, producing MSLKIGVPAETHPGERRIPVVPDVVKKYQGLGAHVVMQVGAGVPAHFRDEAFAEVSLVDDVAAVFGEAEVVLCVQPPTTASIAAMKPGSVLLGMLQPWADAERVKLLQEKQITAFALELLPRISRSQSMDALSSQAAVAGYECALIAADHSPKFFPMLTYAAGTIRPAKVLVIGAGVAGLQAIATARRIGAMVEAYDVRPETREQIESLGAKFVDTGVAAAGTGGYARELTDEEKARQAERLAKAVGQCDALITTAAIPGKRAPQIISADMIARMKPGAVVVDMAAESGGNVEGTVAGEKVWINDVLVIGPTHITSRMPVHASEMYAKNLFNFISPFIKDGALALDWEDEVMAGCCLTHAGEVRHAGVKQILGL from the coding sequence ATGTCGTTGAAGATTGGTGTGCCGGCTGAGACTCATCCCGGCGAACGCCGCATTCCGGTCGTGCCGGATGTGGTCAAGAAATATCAGGGCCTCGGTGCCCATGTGGTGATGCAGGTCGGTGCAGGCGTGCCGGCGCATTTCCGTGATGAAGCGTTTGCCGAGGTCAGTCTGGTCGATGACGTCGCTGCGGTGTTCGGCGAAGCGGAGGTGGTGCTGTGCGTGCAGCCGCCGACGACGGCGTCGATCGCGGCGATGAAGCCGGGCAGCGTGCTGCTGGGCATGCTGCAGCCGTGGGCGGACGCCGAGCGGGTGAAGCTGCTGCAGGAGAAGCAGATCACCGCCTTTGCGCTCGAACTGCTGCCGCGCATCTCGCGCTCGCAGAGCATGGACGCGCTCTCCAGCCAGGCCGCAGTGGCCGGCTACGAGTGCGCGCTGATTGCCGCGGACCACTCACCCAAGTTCTTCCCCATGCTCACCTACGCTGCAGGCACCATCCGCCCGGCCAAGGTGCTGGTGATCGGTGCCGGCGTGGCCGGACTGCAGGCGATTGCCACCGCGCGCCGGATCGGCGCCATGGTCGAAGCCTACGACGTGCGCCCCGAAACCCGTGAGCAGATCGAATCGCTCGGCGCCAAGTTCGTCGACACCGGCGTGGCCGCAGCGGGCACGGGTGGCTATGCGCGCGAACTCACCGACGAAGAGAAAGCCAGACAGGCCGAGCGCCTGGCCAAGGCTGTGGGCCAGTGCGATGCGCTGATCACCACCGCCGCGATTCCGGGCAAGCGGGCACCGCAGATCATCAGCGCGGACATGATTGCGCGCATGAAGCCCGGTGCGGTGGTCGTCGACATGGCCGCCGAGAGCGGCGGCAACGTCGAAGGCACGGTCGCGGGCGAGAAGGTGTGGATCAACGACGTGCTCGTGATCGGTCCCACCCACATCACCAGCCGCATGCCGGTGCATGCCTCGGAGATGTACGCCAAGAACCTGTTCAACTTCATTTCGCCCTTCATCAAGGATGGCGCGCTCGCGCTCGACTGGGAAGACGAAGTCATGGCCGGATGCTGTCTCACCCACGCGGGCGAAGTGCGCCACGCGGGTGTGAAGCAGATCCTCGGTCTGTAA
- a CDS encoding Ldh family oxidoreductase yields MARHTIDHLLELTAAALTRAGAGPDMAASTARSLVAAEAQGLASHGLARVSQYAAHLRNGRVNGDAKPKVVSERAAACLIDAEEGLAFPASDLAIREAIERARKCGVAFAGITRSHHFGVAALHLEAVAAAGMVGLAFGNSPAAMPAWGGKRALFGTNPVAAVFPRRDGEPITIDLALSEVARGKLMVAARDGKSIPTGWALDRNGEPTTDPKAGLEGMMCPAGGVKGAMLAMMVELLCCSLTGAAFGFEADSFFVEEGNRPRIGQAFLVIDPGALAGTDTYLERVETLLTAMLVDEGVRVPGDRRRGIALKAMSEGVEVADALLAQLV; encoded by the coding sequence ATGGCCAGACACACGATTGATCATCTGCTCGAACTGACTGCCGCTGCGCTGACGCGTGCCGGAGCAGGGCCAGACATGGCGGCGTCCACCGCGAGGTCGCTGGTGGCGGCCGAAGCACAGGGGCTGGCTTCGCATGGGCTGGCGCGGGTGTCGCAGTACGCTGCCCATCTGCGCAATGGGCGCGTCAATGGCGATGCTAAGCCGAAGGTGGTGAGTGAGCGTGCAGCCGCCTGCCTGATCGACGCCGAAGAGGGGCTGGCTTTCCCCGCCAGCGATCTGGCGATCAGGGAGGCGATCGAGCGCGCCCGCAAGTGCGGCGTGGCCTTTGCCGGCATCACCCGCAGCCACCATTTCGGGGTGGCCGCACTGCACCTCGAGGCCGTGGCTGCCGCTGGCATGGTGGGTCTTGCCTTCGGCAACTCACCGGCGGCGATGCCGGCCTGGGGCGGCAAGCGCGCCCTGTTCGGCACCAATCCGGTCGCTGCGGTGTTTCCGCGGCGCGACGGGGAGCCGATCACGATCGACCTCGCCTTGTCCGAAGTTGCGCGTGGCAAGCTGATGGTGGCGGCACGCGACGGCAAGTCGATCCCGACCGGCTGGGCGCTGGACAGGAACGGCGAGCCCACCACCGACCCGAAAGCCGGGCTTGAGGGCATGATGTGCCCGGCGGGCGGGGTGAAGGGGGCGATGCTGGCAATGATGGTGGAACTGCTGTGCTGCTCCCTGACCGGCGCCGCCTTCGGCTTCGAGGCCGACTCCTTCTTCGTCGAGGAAGGCAATCGTCCGCGCATCGGCCAGGCTTTCCTGGTGATCGATCCGGGCGCGCTGGCCGGCACCGACACCTATCTGGAGCGCGTCGAGACCCTGCTGACGGCCATGCTCGTCGATGAGGGCGTGCGTGTGCCGGGCGATCGTCGTCGCGGCATTGCGCTCAAGGCCATGAGCGAAGGCGTTGAAGTCGCCGACGCACTGCTCGCACAGCTGGTCTGA
- a CDS encoding hydroxyacid dehydrogenase has product MTKVVISEFMDESAVDTLRARFDVLYDPKLVDQPAALLAALAQADGLIVRNRTQVSADMLPAAPALKVVGRLGVGLDNIDVARCKAAGVEVIPATGANALAVAEYVIGTAMVLLRGSYLSSSEVAAGEWPRTRMSNGRETAGKTLGLVGFGGIGQLTARLARGLGMQVVAHDPMIANDAPVWAESGVTPLALDALVSTADVVSLHVPLTDGTRGLFGAACIQSMKAGAVLINTARGGIVDEAALAAALRSGHLGGAALDVFEAEPLPAGSALAGVPNLILTPHIGGVTFESNERVSSLIAERVIRFLAD; this is encoded by the coding sequence ATGACAAAGGTCGTGATCTCCGAGTTCATGGATGAAAGTGCGGTGGATACGCTGCGCGCCCGTTTCGATGTGCTGTATGACCCCAAACTGGTGGACCAGCCGGCAGCCCTGCTCGCGGCGCTGGCGCAGGCGGATGGCCTGATCGTGCGCAACCGCACCCAGGTCAGCGCCGACATGCTGCCAGCAGCGCCGGCACTGAAAGTGGTGGGCCGTCTCGGCGTGGGACTGGACAACATCGATGTGGCGCGATGCAAGGCCGCAGGGGTAGAAGTGATCCCGGCCACCGGTGCCAATGCCCTTGCCGTGGCCGAGTACGTCATTGGCACGGCGATGGTGCTGCTGCGCGGCAGCTATCTGTCGAGCAGCGAGGTGGCGGCCGGCGAATGGCCGCGTACCCGCATGTCGAATGGGCGCGAGACCGCAGGCAAGACGCTGGGCCTGGTGGGCTTCGGCGGCATTGGTCAGCTCACGGCACGTCTGGCCCGTGGCCTCGGCATGCAGGTGGTGGCGCATGACCCGATGATCGCGAACGATGCGCCGGTGTGGGCGGAGTCGGGCGTGACCCCGCTGGCGCTCGATGCGCTGGTGAGTACGGCCGATGTCGTCAGCCTGCACGTACCGCTGACCGACGGCACCCGCGGCCTGTTCGGCGCTGCCTGCATCCAGTCGATGAAGGCGGGTGCAGTGCTGATCAACACCGCACGCGGCGGCATTGTCGACGAGGCGGCGCTGGCTGCGGCACTTCGCAGCGGGCACCTTGGCGGCGCGGCGCTGGACGTGTTCGAGGCCGAACCGCTGCCCGCTGGGTCGGCGCTGGCCGGTGTCCCCAACCTGATCCTCACGCCGCACATCGGCGGGGTGACGTTTGAATCCAACGAGCGCGTGAGCAGCCTGATCGCAGAGCGCGTCATCCGTTTTCTTGCAGACTGA